In one Rutidosis leptorrhynchoides isolate AG116_Rl617_1_P2 chromosome 8, CSIRO_AGI_Rlap_v1, whole genome shotgun sequence genomic region, the following are encoded:
- the LOC139864079 gene encoding uncharacterized protein: MENRIRLSATISACRYCLKCELPFRGHDESETSCFKGNFLELIDLILSQNEELRKLSKAPGNNKLVSPCIQKDVVKCFKQEVLECIFKEIGDDAFALLVDESSDISKKEQMAIVLRYVDTHGLVKERFVGLVHVKDTSSLSLKSSIDSFFTKHKVSLKQLRGQGYDGANNMRGEFNGLKAKILEESTSAYNVHCFTHQLQLVVVAVARKHLAIVNFFDKLSVLMNIVCASCKRKDILLDIQKERVEKEIGSGIIETGRGLNQELSLIRPGDTRWNSHYKTLLRVVDMFPSIIKVLEYVKEEGTKCSSQNQAHGLLKYLNSFDFVFYLHLMLRILGFTNTLSQVLQRKDQDILEAVLLVESTDCQLKELRINGFEELLKKISSFCEKYNIHMLKMNEDCINSRRQRDKITNQHYYEVECFNTIVDMQIQEFGDCFSEASTELLINMAALNPRDSFSMFNASKLIRLSELYPRDFSSLEMIELEQQLDIYYNNVRKDPRFANLSGIFDLARVMVQTKKHLLFRLVYRLLKLALVLPVATATVERCFSAMKIVKSNLRNRIREEFLNACVICAVEREALAKVKDEDVIQRFQKMSSFFWAYCVQFFWADFVQLFGAS, translated from the exons ATGGAGAATCGAATTCGATTAAGTGCAACAATTTCTGCTTGTAGGTATTGTTTAAAATGTGAATTACCCTTTCGTGGTCATGATGAGTCAGAAACGTCTTGTTTTAAAGGAAATTTCTTAGAATTGATAGACTTGATTCTAAGTCAAAATGAGGAACTCCGTAAATTGTCAAAAGCTCCCGGGAATAATAAATTGGTGTCTCCTTGTATTCAAAAAGATGTTGTTAAATGCTTTAAACAAGAAGTACTTGAATGTATCTTTAAGGAAATCGGCGATGATGCGTTTGCTTTGCTAGTTGATGAGTCTAGCGATATATCCAAAAAAGAACAAATGGCTATTGTTTTACGATATGTTGATACACATGGACTTGTTAAGGAGAGATTTGTGGGCCTTGTTCATGTAAAGGACACATCTTCTTTGTCTCTTAAATCTTCCATCGATTCATTTTTCACTAAGCATAAAGTGAGTTTAAAACAATTAAGAGGACAAGGTTATGATGGAGCAAACAATATGCGAGGTGAGTTCAATGGTTTAAAAGCAAAAATCTTGGAGGAAAGTACCTCGGCTTATAATGTACATTGTTTTACACATCAACTTCAATTAGTGGTTGTGGCGGTTGCACGAAAACATTTGGCGATAGTGAACTTCTTTGACAAGTTATCCGTTTTGATGAATATTGTTTGTGCTTCTTGTAAACGAAAAGATATATTGCTAGATATACAAAAAGAGAGGGTAGAAAAAGAAATTGGTAGTGGTATAATTGAAACCGGGAGAGGATTAAATCAAGAACTTTCTCTTATACGACCCGGAGATACACGATGGAATTCTCACTACAAAACACTTTTGCGTGTGGTTGATATGTTTCCATCCATTATTAAGGTCCTTGAATATGTTAAAGAGGAAGGAACTAAGTGTTCTAGCCAAAATCAAGCACATGGACTTTTGAAGTATTTGAACTCATTTGACTTTGTGTTTTATTTGCATCTAATGTTGCGCATTTTAGGGTTCACAAATACATTATCACAAGTTCTTCAAAGGAAAGATCAAGACATTTTAGAAGCGGTTTTATTGGTGGAGTcaactgat tgtc AATTGAAAGAGTTAAGAATTAATGGGTTCGAAGAACTCTTAAAGAAAATATCTTCTTTTTGTGAGAAATATAATATCCACATGTTGAAAATGAATGAAGATTGCATTAATTCAAGAAGACAAAGggacaagatcactaatcaacattATTATGAGGTTGAGTGCTTTAACACCATTGTGGATATGCAAATTCAAGAGTTTGGTGATTGTTTTAGTGAAGCTAGTACCGAGTTACTTATTAATATGGCGGCGTTGAATCCACGTGATTCGTTTTCAATGTTTAATGCATCAAAATTAATAAGGTTAAGTGAGTTATATCCAAGAGATTTTAGTAGTTTGGAGATGATTGAACTTGAACAACAACTTGACATCTATTATAACAATGTTCGAAAAGATCCAAGATTTGCTAACTTGAGTGGTATTTTCGACCTTGCTAGAGTGATGGTGCAAACAAAGAAACATTTATTATTTCGTTTGGTTTATCGATTATTGAAGCTAGCATTGGTTTTGCCCGTTGCAACCGCAACGGTTGAGAGATGTTTTTCGGCGATGAAAATTGTAAAGTCAAATTTACGCAATCGTATTAGGGAAGAGTTCTTAAATGCTTGTGTAATTTGTGCGGTTGAAAGAGAAGCTCTCGCCAAAGTTAAAGATGAAGATGTTATTCAACGTTTCCAAAAGATGAGTTCCT TTTTTTGGGCATACTGTGTGCAGTTTTTTTGGGCTGACTTTGTGCAGCTTTTTGGAGCTTCTTAG